A segment of the Leishmania braziliensis MHOM/BR/75/M2904 WGS CADA00000000 data, contig 101, whole genome shotgun sequence genome:
ATGAATAGACGCAGcgaggggaggcggaaggGGGCCCACGGATGCGAAAGCACTGAGGCCGTGGACgggctgtgccgctgcgcaccaaGAGAATCCACGCGCACCGCCCGGCCCCCTTGCCCGCACGtgccgcccctcccctccccacgcccACTTCCCCCGGTGCGTgcgtctttgccttctcactgtgccctcctccctggggccttttctcttctctttcgtgcTTTCCTTCCTCGTGTAGGggtcgctgcgctgctctgcgtgtgtgactGCGCATGCACGACGtgttgtgcatgtgcgctgACGTGCGCCAGTGCGAGACGCACGCCCCCGCCGTggctcctctccctcccctcccctcccctctcttatTTCATTTGTCCCGTGTAGTTGCCTTACTTTCGTTGCTTCTGTTGGTGccgccacccacacacgcacgccagccggtgccggcgccccctcccccttcccccctgtGCCTCTGTTAGTCCCCTACCCCCCTCTCTATCAGCGACTCCCCGACGTACCCGCCCATGCACAGACAGCCACACGCGCATCGACGGCCCCCTCTGCCGCCgtccatcgctgccgcacgCACCAGTCAGCCGCCCCCTCAGCGCCCGCTGCCCCATCTGTGGCGGCATTGGcctcctgcgtgtgtggcccTCTCCCATGCCCCCGCCTCTCACTTTTGGTcgtcctcgccctctctcgcctccccctcccttcccctcctccccactcttTCCTCATGGCCGGGCGGagacctcagcgcgtggtatcCCAGGGTCCTGCACCCGCCTCCCCACTCGGCGTGGTGCAGTGGAgcagccccccaccccctctatCGCCGCCACATGCCGAGCCACTCGTGGCGATCGCAGGGCCACGTGCCTACGGCGCGGGGGGAGGCATTGGGAGCCGATGTGGTGTGGCAGGGAATAGAAAGGTTGGCAAGGGAAACATGAACTCCGGGGTGagcgggagggagagtgTGCGTGCCATCATCGAGCCGCTCACTCTCCACCCCTGCACTCGCGgggagcgtgtgtgcgtggataCACGCGTGCTCGAGTTGCTCGCATCGCTCTCGGAGTCCTCGCGCCAGTGCCTGCCACCGAAGCCCGgtacccctcctcccccctgcaCGTCTCGGCTCACCAAATCGCGTTGTCCGCCACAGCGGGCGCCTGTCCACTGCGTGCTCGGTACTGTGTGCCGCTTTACCTACGGAGGCACGGAAGGggaggcagcgcagaggggaggcggatgGGGGATTAGGGTGGGCCACCATGTCCATCCCCTTCAccagccaccgccaccgcccgcACCCCCTCTGCTCTCACGCCACTcccacagcgccaccttccctctcctgcacTCGTGGTGGCCACCCTGATCGAGTCCGCTCTTTCGCCTCCCGTGTGCGTCCatctctgctgctcgcctggtggtggcgcccctctgccctcctcctcccctgcgGCAGCTCTTGGGTGCGATGAGCTCCACCGGGTTTTGAAGGCAGCGCAAatgagcggcagcgcagtaCCCACGAAAAGCGCCCGTTacgtcgcggcggcgaccgGGCTGTGGACGTGGTCGTTGCCTCTTCGTCatgggaagggagggaagggtgggccgggagaggggaggtcACACGCCGCCGTGTGCCTCCCGGACTGGCAATGCTGCCGGCCAACCGTCACCccctcgctcgcctccttgcgtccttctctccctcctatgccgccacgcggtggcgccagcaGCCCCTGCGGGACAGCACAGAAGGGGTACATGCGCATCCATCATGCAGCGCTCTGCTGACCCCGCACCAGCCaaagcccccctctctcacgctggGGGAGCGGTGCGAGACAGGAACACTCTGCCTGCGGCCGTGGTCTTCATTGCGCAGGGGGgtcccccgctgccgctgagctCTGATGGACTGGTCCCGGAAAAGCAGTCGTGCATGGGCTTCTCCTGCATGGCCAAGcctcgcgctgctgggggagagggtgcaGGTGTCTAAGGCCCTCATCTGCCGGCTGGAGGACCTCGCCCAGAGCACGCGCCCTGAGGCCACACTCTCAGCAGAGTCATGGTACCCGCCCGCGCCCGCTGCTAGGAGAAGCGGATGCCGGCTTGggacgcgctgcggcgtccGTGTGCACTTCCTCCGACTGTGCCCTCCGTCCCCTGCGCCCGGCCCCCCTccgtgtggcgctgctgccgctcccccgctgccggcgcggcgtgtgtgtcgcgTCCACCGGTGAGCGCTTCCTccgcacgtgcgtgtgggcgccATCGGATGGCCCCCCTTCTTTCGCGGTGCGCGTGTCGCACTCTCGCGTgcctgccgcctcgccgcactctcccccacctctctctccgtctctcctctccccttccaccCTGCCCGCCTCTCTCATGCCGCCCGCCCTCTCACCaccaacacgcacgcacacgcggcagcaccaacgaGTTTGCTTTGCGAAGACCCGACtcgccctcgctctctcccactcgCCTCGACCACtacgccacctcctctgctgtgctgctgtgagtcTGCCAAAATGGCGTGTACCGTCACCCTCCTGGTGTATGTGCTCCTCCAGTTCATCGCGTTCCTCTGTGTGCTCGTGGGCACGCCCCTCGACATGTTTCACCTGAGTAGTGGGGGGAGCAGATTTGGCAACACGCCCTGCATTACGTTGTGGGGGTTAAATGAGCAGTGCTACACCAGCAGGAACAATATAAGTTTGGAGGAGCTCTGGATAGCATGCCCTGACCGGCGCGACCGTTTCCGCAGAGCTCAGGTGTTTGCTATCATCTCCATCTGCGTGTACGGCCTGGCTGCCCTCCTCGGCTTCAttgcgctgtgctgctgctcgtgcctCCGCTGGGTCTGCCTGGCGCTCAACATCGCCGGCGTAGCCACGCTGTGCGTTGTGTGGGCCTCCATGGTGAGGACCTACGAAAAGGCTGATGGCAGTTGTATAATGCAGAAGCTCGTCTCCTTCTTGGGAGTCGGCTTCATGCTATTGGTGATCGCATGGTGCCTGGACATCATCAACATCCTCTTATTGCTGCTCTCCTGCCCGGCCAGGTACCCGAGTAAGGGCCTGGATTCGAATGAATAGACGCAGcgaggggaggcggaaggGGGCCCACGGATGCGAAAGCACTGAAGCCGTGGACgggctgtgccgctgcgcaccaaGAGAATCCACGCGCACCGCCCGGCCCCCTTGCCCGCACGtgccgcccctcccctccccacgcccACTTCCCCCGGTGCGTgcgtctttgccttctcactgtgccctcctccctggggccttttctcttctctttcgtgcTTTCCTTCCTCGTGTAGGggtcgctgcgctgctctgcgtgtgtgactGCGCATGCACGACGtgttgtgcatgtgcgctgACGTGCGCCAGTGCGAGACGCACGCCCCCGCCGTggctcctctccctcccctcccctcccctctcttatTTCATTTGTCCCGTGTAGTTGCCTTACTTTCGTTGCTTCTGTTGGTGccgccacccacacacgcacgccagccggtgccggcgccccctcccccttcccccctgtGCCTCTGTTAGTCCCCTACCCCCCTCTCTATCAGCGACTCCCCGACGTACCCGCCCATGCACAGACAGCCACACGCGCATCGACGGCCCCCTCTGCCGCCgtccatcgctgccgcacgCACCAGTCAGCCGCCCCCTCAGCGCCCGCTGCCCCCTCTGT
Coding sequences within it:
- a CDS encoding amastin-like protein, with the translated sequence MACTVTLLVYVLLQFIAFLCVLVGTPLDMFHLSSGGSRFGNTPCITLWGLNEQCYTSRNNISLEELWIACPDRRDRFRRAQVFAIISICVYGLAALLGFIALCCCSCLRWVCLALNIAGVATLCVVWASMVRTYEKADGSCIMQKLVSFLGVGFMLLVIAWCLDIINILLLLLSCPARYPSKGLDSNE